In Streptomyces chartreusis NRRL 3882, the following are encoded in one genomic region:
- a CDS encoding glycoside hydrolase family 3 C-terminal domain-containing protein, whose amino-acid sequence MTAHTPPTEPFRDPQLPFADRIDDLLSRLTLDERISFLHQFAPAVDRLGIAAFRTGQEALHGVAWMGPATVFPQAVGLGATWNPELVRRVGDAVSKEIRAMRAKDERVGLNVWAPTVNLLRHPLWGRNEEGYSEDPKLTSAIATAYTHGLRGDHPTYWRTAPVLKHWLAHNNETDRSTTSSSVRPRVLHEYDLKAFRETVEAGAVAGVMPAYNLVNGRPNHVSPYLSTHLRAWADEDLLVCSDAGAPSNLVDSEHYFDTHEEATAASLVAGVDSFTDHGTDSSQMIGRLRGALERRLLTEADIDTAVRRQLSVRFRLGEFDPEDDPHDATGEFDTPAHRALAQEAAEQAIVLLKNDGVLPLAPEARVAVVGLLADECKLDWYSGTLIHRSTPLEGLYERFGPERVEFAEGVDRVRLKTSAGTFVHVPVVEDAADEVRGAEGALDPALLAGRTDLPALTTDATGTELALVDWGEGVLTLRAPDGRYLSVADDGCVRASADQPGGWFVQETFRLEPHGNGHLLKHLGTGRHVCVSADGVKVADEDPEVFELVVAERGEEAVARAAARADVVVVVAGNDPHINGRETEDRTTLRLPGHQERLLRAARAANPATVLALVSAYPYAVDPADLPAVLWTAHGGQAAGTALARVLAGDVSPAGRLPQTWYADDADLPGLLDYDVIGSRQTYLYFEGTPLFPFGHGLSYTTFSYGGLTARVADGSVHVSFTVTNTGDVTADEVAQLYTRAVDPSVPRPRRELLDHRRVTLAPGATTELGFQVPLSAFAFWDVAQDRWRLEPGAYELLAGASSEDVRLRTTVTLDGEPALPRAVVAGGLAAAGFDEQSGIEIVDRTKVSGDAVTPADGAAGEVVYRRCDFGRGIAGVTVEVAGEGTVELSLDGGPALAVLPTAAPTSGPYDYVSLGASVAAAGVHDVHLRLRGPLRLAHVGFSG is encoded by the coding sequence GTGACCGCACACACGCCGCCCACCGAACCGTTCCGCGATCCGCAGTTGCCGTTCGCGGACCGCATCGACGACCTCCTGTCGCGGCTCACCCTCGATGAGAGGATCTCCTTCCTGCACCAGTTCGCGCCCGCCGTCGACCGGCTCGGCATCGCCGCCTTCCGCACCGGCCAGGAGGCCCTGCACGGCGTGGCGTGGATGGGCCCGGCGACGGTCTTCCCGCAGGCGGTCGGCCTCGGCGCCACCTGGAACCCGGAGCTGGTGCGGCGCGTCGGCGACGCGGTGTCCAAGGAGATCCGCGCGATGCGCGCCAAGGACGAGCGCGTCGGCCTCAATGTCTGGGCCCCGACGGTCAACCTGCTGCGCCACCCCCTGTGGGGCCGCAACGAGGAGGGTTACTCGGAGGACCCGAAGCTCACCTCGGCCATCGCCACCGCCTACACGCACGGCCTGCGCGGCGACCACCCCACCTACTGGCGCACCGCGCCCGTGCTGAAGCACTGGCTCGCCCACAACAACGAGACGGACCGGTCCACGACGTCGAGCTCCGTACGCCCGCGCGTGCTGCACGAGTACGACCTGAAGGCCTTCCGCGAGACCGTCGAGGCGGGCGCGGTGGCCGGGGTGATGCCGGCGTACAACCTGGTCAACGGCCGCCCCAACCACGTCTCCCCCTACCTGAGCACGCATCTGCGCGCCTGGGCCGACGAGGACCTGCTGGTCTGTTCGGACGCGGGTGCGCCGAGCAACCTGGTCGACTCCGAGCACTACTTCGACACGCACGAGGAGGCGACCGCGGCCTCCCTCGTGGCGGGCGTCGACAGCTTCACGGACCACGGCACGGACTCCTCGCAGATGATCGGGCGCCTGCGCGGCGCCCTGGAGCGCCGCCTGCTGACCGAGGCCGACATCGACACGGCCGTCCGCCGGCAGCTCTCGGTCCGCTTCCGGCTCGGCGAGTTCGACCCGGAGGACGACCCGCACGACGCCACCGGCGAGTTCGACACCCCGGCACACCGCGCCCTGGCGCAGGAGGCCGCCGAGCAGGCGATCGTGCTGCTCAAGAACGACGGGGTGCTGCCGCTCGCTCCGGAGGCCCGGGTCGCGGTGGTCGGTCTGCTCGCCGACGAGTGCAAGCTCGACTGGTACAGCGGCACGCTCATCCACCGCTCGACCCCGCTGGAGGGCTTGTACGAGCGGTTCGGCCCGGAGCGGGTGGAGTTCGCGGAGGGCGTGGACCGGGTCCGGCTGAAGACCTCCGCGGGCACCTTCGTGCACGTACCGGTGGTCGAGGACGCCGCCGACGAGGTGCGCGGCGCCGAGGGCGCACTCGACCCGGCGCTGCTCGCGGGCCGCACCGACCTGCCCGCGCTCACCACCGACGCAACCGGCACCGAGCTGGCGCTGGTCGACTGGGGCGAGGGCGTGCTGACCCTGCGCGCGCCCGACGGCCGCTACCTCTCGGTCGCCGACGACGGCTGCGTCCGCGCCTCCGCCGACCAGCCGGGCGGCTGGTTCGTCCAGGAGACGTTCCGCCTGGAACCGCACGGGAACGGGCACCTCCTGAAGCACCTGGGAACGGGTCGCCACGTGTGTGTCTCCGCCGACGGCGTGAAGGTTGCCGACGAAGATCCCGAGGTGTTCGAGCTGGTCGTCGCGGAGCGCGGCGAGGAGGCGGTGGCGCGGGCCGCCGCGCGGGCCGACGTGGTCGTGGTCGTGGCGGGCAACGACCCGCACATCAACGGCCGCGAGACCGAGGACCGTACGACCCTGCGGCTGCCCGGGCACCAGGAGCGGCTGCTGCGGGCCGCCCGCGCGGCGAACCCGGCGACCGTGCTGGCGCTGGTCTCCGCCTACCCGTACGCCGTCGACCCGGCGGACCTGCCGGCCGTGCTGTGGACGGCCCACGGCGGTCAGGCGGCCGGCACCGCCCTGGCCCGTGTGCTGGCCGGCGACGTCTCCCCCGCCGGGCGCCTCCCCCAGACCTGGTACGCCGACGACGCCGACCTGCCCGGCCTCCTCGACTACGACGTGATCGGGAGCCGGCAGACGTACCTGTACTTCGAGGGCACTCCGTTGTTCCCCTTCGGACACGGCCTGTCGTACACGACGTTCTCCTACGGCGGCCTGACGGCCCGGGTGGCGGACGGGTCGGTGCACGTCTCCTTCACGGTCACCAACACCGGTGACGTCACCGCCGACGAGGTCGCGCAGCTCTACACCCGGGCCGTGGACCCGTCCGTGCCGCGCCCCCGGCGCGAGCTGCTGGACCACCGCCGCGTCACCCTCGCCCCCGGAGCGACGACGGAGCTGGGTTTCCAGGTGCCGCTGTCCGCCTTCGCGTTCTGGGACGTGGCCCAGGACCGGTGGCGTCTGGAGCCGGGCGCGTACGAGCTGCTGGCCGGGGCCTCCAGCGAGGACGTCCGGCTGCGGACGACCGTCACGCTCGACGGCGAGCCCGCCCTGCCGCGCGCGGTCGTCGCGGGCGGGCTGGCCGCGGCCGGCTTCGACGAGCAGAGCGGCATCGAGATCGTCGACCGCACGAAGGTGTCGGGCGACGCGGTGACGCCGGCGGACGGGGCGGCGGGCGAAGTGGTCTACCGCCGCTGCGACTTCGGGCGCGGCATCGCCGGGGTGACGGTGGAGGTGGCCGGTGAGGGCACGGTCGAGCTGTCCCTCGACGGCGGTCCGGCGCTCGCGGTGCTGCCGACCGCCGCGCCGACGTCAGGCCCGTACGACTACGTCTCGCTCGGCGCGTCCGTCGCCGCCGCGGGCGTGCACGACGTGCACCTGAGACTGCGCGGCCCGCTGCGGCTCGCGCACGTCGGCTTCTCCGGTTGA
- a CDS encoding PucR family transcriptional regulator translates to MPPTLASLVHHSALKLTVRAGEDRLDVPVRWAHVSELADPVPYMEGGELLLVTALKLDAEDPEAMRRYVRRLVGAGVVGLGFAVGVNYEEIPKALVDAAEEEGLPLLEVPRRTPFLAISKAVSAAIAADQYRAVTAGFAAQRELTRQAQTGGPEGLLAALAAQVDGWAALYDASGAVVATAPEWAGRRAARLTGDVQRLRDRPAPASSVVGGPENEDRVELHTIGTGRRPRAALAVGTAATLGTAERYAVHSAIALLTLTTERSRSLQAAEQRVGAAVLRMLLAGEPDHARAVAGDLYGGLLDAPFRMLVAERVPVSASAALARAEARPGAPAVERPSAAALAVADTGGDPLAALADVVESAAARAGEAVLVVPEGERLVVLAADGGAAAAACGEYAAALESARAGVREKVPAGEDHELVVGLSAPAGPIAASAAYKQAEQALSVARRRGRVLVEHEQVAAGSVLPLLADDAVRAFADGMLRPLYEHDATGRGDLVASLRAWLSKHGQWDAAAADLGVHRHTLRYRMRRVEEILGRSLDDPDARMELWLALKATSTD, encoded by the coding sequence ATGCCCCCGACGCTCGCCTCGCTCGTCCACCACTCCGCGCTGAAACTCACCGTGCGGGCGGGCGAAGACCGCCTCGACGTGCCGGTCCGCTGGGCACACGTCAGCGAGCTCGCCGACCCCGTCCCCTACATGGAGGGCGGGGAACTGCTGCTGGTCACCGCGCTCAAACTGGACGCCGAGGACCCGGAGGCCATGCGCCGCTACGTACGGCGGCTGGTCGGGGCCGGGGTGGTCGGGCTCGGCTTCGCCGTCGGTGTGAACTACGAGGAGATCCCCAAGGCGCTCGTCGACGCGGCCGAGGAGGAGGGCCTGCCGCTGCTGGAGGTGCCGCGCCGCACGCCCTTCCTCGCCATCAGCAAGGCCGTGTCCGCCGCGATAGCCGCCGACCAGTACCGCGCCGTGACGGCAGGGTTCGCCGCCCAGCGCGAGCTGACCAGGCAGGCCCAGACGGGCGGGCCGGAGGGTCTGCTGGCCGCGCTGGCCGCACAGGTCGACGGCTGGGCCGCGCTGTACGACGCCTCCGGTGCCGTCGTCGCCACGGCACCGGAGTGGGCCGGGCGGCGGGCCGCGCGGCTCACCGGTGACGTGCAGCGGCTGCGGGACCGGCCCGCGCCCGCCTCGTCGGTGGTCGGCGGCCCGGAGAACGAGGACCGGGTCGAACTGCACACCATCGGCACGGGCCGGCGCCCCCGGGCGGCCCTCGCCGTGGGGACGGCCGCAACCCTCGGCACGGCCGAGCGCTACGCCGTCCACTCGGCCATCGCGCTGCTGACCCTGACCACGGAACGCTCCCGGTCCCTCCAGGCGGCCGAGCAGCGGGTCGGCGCGGCGGTGCTGCGCATGCTGCTGGCCGGGGAGCCGGACCACGCGCGTGCGGTCGCCGGGGACCTGTACGGCGGGCTGCTGGACGCGCCGTTCCGGATGCTGGTCGCCGAGCGGGTGCCGGTGTCGGCGTCGGCCGCGCTGGCCCGTGCCGAGGCCCGCCCGGGTGCCCCGGCCGTCGAACGGCCCTCCGCCGCCGCGCTCGCCGTGGCCGACACGGGCGGCGATCCCCTCGCGGCGCTCGCCGACGTCGTGGAGTCCGCGGCGGCCCGGGCCGGCGAGGCCGTCCTCGTCGTGCCGGAGGGGGAGCGGCTGGTGGTGCTGGCCGCGGACGGCGGTGCCGCCGCGGCGGCCTGCGGGGAGTACGCGGCAGCACTGGAGTCGGCCCGGGCCGGCGTACGCGAGAAGGTGCCGGCCGGTGAGGACCACGAGCTGGTCGTGGGCCTGTCCGCGCCGGCCGGGCCGATCGCCGCCTCCGCCGCGTACAAGCAGGCCGAACAGGCGCTGTCGGTGGCGCGGCGGCGCGGGCGTGTGCTCGTGGAGCACGAGCAGGTGGCGGCCGGATCCGTGCTGCCGCTGCTGGCGGACGACGCGGTACGGGCCTTCGCCGACGGCATGCTGCGCCCGCTGTACGAGCACGACGCCACGGGCCGCGGTGACCTGGTCGCCTCCCTGCGCGCCTGGCTGTCCAAGCACGGCCAGTGGGACGCGGCGGCGGCCGACCTCGGCGTCCACCGCCACACCCTGCGCTACCGCATGCGGCGGGTCGAGGAGATCCTCGGCCGCTCGCTGGACGACCCGGACGCCCGCATGGAGCTTTGGCTGGCCCTCAAGGCGACGTCCACGGACTAG
- a CDS encoding phosphatase PAP2 family protein — translation MPISGNQDLDEPATTARHPRFPALLLGIPALLFALITWQVVADGPLVRLDERVSRGLVHPDGPSEFLSDLGNVQVALPVLAVALGYLALRTRGTDRWWLPVTAAVLLMALVPALIVPLKELTDRAGTPAVPPGTGYYPSGHTATAAIAYGSATLLLLPRLRTPFARRALATACLALVLGTSYGLVRHGYHWPLDVVASWCLCAVLLSSLWLFLRRTTPPEQPR, via the coding sequence ATGCCGATCTCCGGGAACCAGGATCTCGACGAGCCCGCCACCACCGCGCGGCACCCGCGCTTCCCGGCCCTCCTGCTCGGCATCCCCGCGCTCCTCTTCGCGCTGATCACCTGGCAGGTCGTAGCGGACGGCCCGCTCGTCCGCCTCGACGAGCGCGTCAGCCGCGGCCTCGTCCACCCGGACGGTCCGTCCGAGTTCCTCTCCGACCTCGGCAACGTCCAGGTCGCGCTCCCGGTCCTCGCCGTCGCCCTCGGATACCTCGCGCTGCGGACCCGCGGTACGGACCGCTGGTGGCTGCCCGTCACCGCCGCGGTCCTCCTCATGGCGCTGGTCCCGGCACTGATCGTCCCGCTCAAGGAACTCACGGACCGCGCGGGCACCCCGGCCGTCCCGCCCGGCACCGGCTACTACCCCTCGGGCCACACCGCCACGGCCGCCATCGCCTACGGCAGCGCGACCCTGCTCCTGCTCCCCCGGCTCCGCACCCCCTTCGCCCGCCGCGCCCTGGCCACCGCCTGCCTCGCCCTCGTACTCGGCACGAGCTACGGTCTGGTCCGCCATGGCTACCACTGGCCGCTGGACGTGGTGGCCAGTTGGTGTCTGTGCGCGGTGCTGCTGTCGTCGCTGTGGCTGTTCCTCAGACGGACGACACCGCCCGAACAGCCCCGGTAG
- a CDS encoding aldehyde dehydrogenase family protein, producing the protein MTSTHAFWLAGRQATGEDTFDVTSPWDGRLVGKVSVPTDAQVEEAVAAAYAVRDEFAATPAHVRAAALDHVSKRLVERTEEIARLISAENGKPMKWARGEVGRAVSVFRFAAEEARRFNGGEAQRLDTDLGGQGRLALTRRFPKGVVLGIAPFNFPLNLCAHKVAPAIAAGAPIILKPAPATPLSGLVIGELLAETELPAGSWSILPVANDKMPALVQDERLPVISFTGSEKVGYAIMDSVPRKHCTLELGGNGAAVVLADWASDEDLDRAANRIATFSNYQGGQSCISVQRVIADASVYDRLVPRIVAAVEAQVTGDPGDDATDVGPLVSEDAAKRVETWVREAVDAGAALLTGGKRDGASYAPTVLADVPAGVTLSCEEVFGPVLTVQKVNGEAEAFAAVNDSKYGLQAGVFTHDLQTAFRAHRALEVGGVVVGDVPSYRADQMPYGGVKQSGVGREGVRFAMEDYTYERVMVLTGLTL; encoded by the coding sequence ATGACCTCCACCCACGCCTTCTGGCTCGCCGGCCGCCAGGCCACCGGCGAGGACACCTTCGACGTCACCTCCCCGTGGGACGGACGGCTCGTCGGCAAGGTGAGCGTGCCGACGGACGCGCAGGTCGAGGAGGCCGTGGCCGCCGCGTACGCCGTGCGCGACGAGTTCGCCGCCACCCCGGCCCATGTGCGCGCCGCCGCCCTCGACCACGTCAGCAAGCGCCTCGTCGAGCGCACCGAGGAGATCGCGCGGCTGATCTCCGCCGAGAACGGCAAGCCCATGAAGTGGGCGCGCGGCGAGGTCGGCCGTGCCGTCTCGGTGTTCCGCTTCGCGGCCGAGGAGGCCCGGCGGTTCAACGGCGGCGAGGCCCAGCGGCTCGACACCGACCTCGGCGGCCAGGGCCGGCTCGCCCTCACCCGCCGCTTCCCCAAGGGCGTCGTGCTCGGCATCGCGCCCTTCAACTTCCCGCTCAACCTCTGCGCCCACAAGGTCGCCCCGGCCATCGCCGCCGGCGCCCCGATCATCCTCAAGCCGGCCCCGGCGACCCCGCTGTCCGGGCTGGTCATCGGCGAGCTGCTCGCCGAGACCGAGCTCCCGGCGGGTTCCTGGAGCATCCTGCCCGTCGCCAACGACAAGATGCCGGCCCTGGTGCAGGACGAGCGGCTGCCCGTCATCTCCTTCACCGGTTCCGAGAAGGTCGGCTACGCGATCATGGACTCGGTGCCGCGCAAGCACTGCACCCTGGAGCTGGGCGGCAACGGCGCGGCCGTCGTCCTCGCCGACTGGGCGAGCGACGAGGACCTGGACCGGGCGGCGAACCGCATCGCCACCTTCTCCAACTACCAGGGCGGCCAGTCCTGCATCTCCGTCCAGCGGGTCATCGCCGACGCCTCCGTCTACGACCGGCTGGTGCCGCGCATCGTGGCCGCCGTCGAGGCCCAGGTCACCGGCGACCCGGGCGATGACGCGACCGACGTCGGGCCGCTGGTCAGCGAGGACGCCGCCAAGCGCGTCGAGACGTGGGTCCGCGAGGCGGTCGACGCCGGTGCCGCGCTGCTCACCGGCGGCAAGCGGGACGGCGCCTCGTACGCGCCGACCGTGCTGGCCGACGTACCCGCCGGCGTCACGCTCTCCTGCGAGGAGGTCTTCGGGCCGGTCCTCACGGTGCAGAAGGTGAACGGCGAGGCCGAGGCCTTCGCCGCCGTCAACGACTCCAAGTACGGCCTCCAGGCGGGCGTCTTCACCCACGACCTGCAGACCGCCTTCCGTGCCCACCGCGCCCTGGAGGTCGGCGGCGTCGTCGTCGGCGACGTCCCGTCCTACCGCGCCGACCAGATGCCCTACGGCGGCGTCAAGCAGTCCGGCGTGGGCCGCGAGGGCGTGCGGTTCGCGATGGAGGACTACACGTACGAGCGCGTGATGGTCCTCACCGGCCTCACCCTCTAG
- a CDS encoding acyltransferase, whose protein sequence is MSQPQSDDDGLLDHCPWLYAEQASEGQRAAQEQRQKRLLGVAGAGAASVRLGEGCFVAETAAVYPEHLSLGDRSYIAAHAYVTGDIRTGADCTINPFTVVRGTVTLGNGVRVGAHSSLLGFNHGSAPDLPVHQQPVTSRGITVGDDVWIGSHVVVVDGVTIGDHCVIGAGAVVTKDLPAWTVAAGNPAHRIRDRRDPRRPATRSAAPHPAQERPALVGELSAFAAAARAQAAGLLDRCWQPDSGRYVDRPGAEPTVRAHCDAVEIAELLLGAAPPQLPAAEHTARLRALQDPVTGLVPEFGSAPPLPGPAGLPEDGASAYHVLCAGYALDLLGSSFAHPVHTVRTTTAEQLVGHLAGLPWSDRAWHAGAWVDSWATAAHWNLRLGTEAAVPGALEALFGWLHTHADPWTGMWGSPTLESGRLQMVNGYYRLTRGSFAQFGLPVPYAERVIDTVLDHARDARHFSPGRENACNVLDVIHPLWLCARQTTHRAEEARSWASAQLSTALRRWQPGRGFPFGPTPDGTGPGRDPGLQGTEMWLAIIWLLADLLGFADALGYRPRGIHRPEPAPPAVRTA, encoded by the coding sequence GTGAGCCAGCCCCAGAGCGACGACGACGGCCTCCTCGACCACTGTCCGTGGCTCTACGCCGAGCAGGCGTCGGAGGGGCAGCGCGCGGCACAGGAGCAGCGGCAGAAGCGGCTGCTCGGGGTAGCGGGGGCGGGAGCTGCGTCCGTGCGGCTCGGCGAGGGCTGCTTCGTCGCGGAGACGGCCGCCGTGTACCCGGAGCACCTGTCCCTGGGCGACCGGTCGTACATCGCGGCCCACGCCTACGTCACCGGCGACATACGCACCGGCGCCGACTGCACGATCAACCCCTTCACCGTGGTGCGCGGCACCGTCACCCTCGGCAACGGGGTGCGCGTCGGCGCCCACAGCTCGCTGCTCGGCTTCAACCACGGGTCCGCGCCCGACCTGCCGGTCCATCAGCAGCCCGTCACCAGCCGGGGGATCACGGTCGGCGACGACGTGTGGATCGGCTCCCACGTGGTCGTCGTCGACGGCGTCACCATCGGAGACCACTGCGTCATCGGCGCCGGCGCGGTCGTCACGAAGGACCTGCCGGCGTGGACGGTGGCGGCCGGCAATCCGGCCCACCGGATCCGCGACCGGCGGGACCCACGGCGGCCCGCAACGCGCTCAGCGGCCCCGCACCCCGCCCAGGAGCGGCCGGCGCTCGTCGGTGAACTGTCCGCGTTCGCCGCCGCCGCCCGCGCGCAGGCCGCCGGCCTGCTCGACCGCTGCTGGCAGCCCGACAGCGGCCGGTACGTCGACCGGCCCGGTGCCGAGCCGACCGTGCGGGCCCACTGCGACGCCGTCGAGATCGCCGAGCTGCTGCTCGGGGCAGCGCCGCCCCAGTTGCCCGCCGCCGAGCACACGGCACGGCTGCGTGCGCTGCAGGACCCCGTCACCGGGCTGGTCCCCGAGTTCGGCTCGGCACCGCCGCTCCCCGGCCCGGCCGGGCTGCCGGAGGACGGGGCCTCGGCGTACCACGTGCTGTGTGCGGGCTACGCGCTGGACCTGCTCGGCAGTTCCTTCGCCCACCCGGTCCACACCGTGCGCACCACCACGGCGGAGCAACTGGTCGGGCACCTGGCCGGGCTTCCCTGGTCCGACCGTGCCTGGCACGCCGGGGCGTGGGTCGATTCCTGGGCCACCGCCGCGCACTGGAACCTGCGTCTCGGTACGGAGGCCGCCGTGCCCGGGGCACTGGAGGCGCTGTTCGGCTGGCTGCACACGCATGCCGACCCCTGGACGGGCATGTGGGGCTCACCCACGCTGGAGTCCGGACGCCTCCAGATGGTCAACGGCTACTACCGGCTCACCCGCGGCTCCTTCGCCCAGTTCGGGCTGCCCGTACCGTACGCGGAGCGCGTGATCGACACGGTTCTCGACCACGCGCGCGACGCCCGCCACTTCTCGCCCGGCCGGGAGAACGCCTGCAACGTCCTGGACGTGATCCACCCCTTGTGGCTCTGCGCCCGGCAGACCACCCACCGCGCCGAGGAGGCCCGTTCCTGGGCGTCGGCCCAGCTCAGCACCGCCCTGCGCCGCTGGCAGCCGGGCCGGGGCTTCCCCTTCGGCCCCACCCCCGACGGCACCGGCCCGGGCCGTGACCCCGGCCTCCAGGGCACGGAGATGTGGCTCGCCATCATCTGGCTGCTCGCGGATCTCCTCGGGTTCGCGGACGCCCTGGGATACCGCCCGCGCGGGATACACCGCCCGGAACCGGCTCCGCCCGCGGTACGAACGGCATGA
- the gabT gene encoding 4-aminobutyrate--2-oxoglutarate transaminase, producing MTALPQERRVVTAIPGPKSQELQARRTAAVAQGVGSVLPVFAARAGGGIIEDVDGNRLIDFGSGIAVTSVGASAEAVVRRASAQLADFTHTCFMVTPYEGYVEVAEALAELTPGDHAKKSALFNSGAEAVENAVKIARSYTKRQAVVVFDHGYHGRTNLTMALTSKNMPYKHGFGPFAPEVYRVPVAYGYRWPTGPENAGPEAAAQAIDQISKQVGAENVAAIIIEPVLGEGGFIEPAKGFLPAIRTFASDHGIVFVADEIQSGFCRTGQWFACEDEGVVPDLITTAKGIAGGLPLAAVTGRAEIMDAAHAGGLGGTYGGNPVACAGALGAIETMKELDLNARAKNIESVMKARLSAMQDKFDIIGDVRGRGAMIAIELVKDRTTKEPHPEATAALAKACHAEGLLVLTCGTYGNVLRFLPPLVIGEELLNEGLDIIEQAFARI from the coding sequence ATGACCGCACTTCCGCAGGAGCGTCGCGTCGTCACCGCCATTCCCGGACCGAAGTCGCAGGAGTTGCAGGCCCGCCGTACCGCCGCGGTCGCGCAGGGTGTGGGCTCCGTGCTGCCCGTGTTCGCGGCGCGGGCCGGTGGCGGGATCATCGAGGACGTCGACGGGAACCGGCTGATCGACTTCGGGTCGGGCATCGCCGTGACCTCCGTCGGCGCGTCCGCGGAGGCCGTCGTGCGCCGGGCGTCCGCGCAGCTCGCCGACTTCACCCACACCTGTTTCATGGTCACGCCGTACGAGGGGTACGTCGAGGTCGCCGAGGCGCTCGCCGAGCTGACCCCGGGTGACCACGCCAAGAAGAGCGCGCTGTTCAACTCCGGCGCCGAGGCCGTCGAGAACGCCGTGAAGATCGCGCGGTCGTACACGAAGCGGCAGGCCGTCGTGGTCTTCGACCACGGCTACCACGGGCGGACCAACCTGACCATGGCGCTGACGTCCAAGAACATGCCGTACAAGCACGGCTTCGGGCCTTTCGCGCCCGAGGTGTACCGCGTGCCCGTGGCGTACGGCTACCGCTGGCCGACCGGTCCCGAGAACGCCGGTCCCGAGGCCGCCGCGCAGGCCATCGACCAGATCAGCAAGCAGGTCGGCGCGGAGAACGTCGCCGCGATCATCATCGAGCCGGTGCTCGGCGAGGGCGGTTTCATCGAGCCGGCCAAGGGCTTCCTGCCGGCGATCCGCACGTTCGCCTCCGACCACGGCATCGTCTTCGTCGCCGACGAGATCCAGTCCGGCTTCTGCCGCACGGGGCAGTGGTTCGCCTGTGAGGACGAGGGCGTCGTCCCGGACCTGATCACCACCGCCAAGGGCATCGCGGGTGGTCTGCCGCTCGCCGCCGTGACCGGGCGCGCCGAGATCATGGACGCCGCGCACGCCGGCGGCCTGGGCGGCACCTACGGCGGCAACCCGGTCGCCTGCGCGGGCGCCCTGGGCGCGATCGAGACCATGAAGGAGCTCGACCTCAACGCCAGGGCGAAGAACATCGAGTCCGTGATGAAGGCGCGCCTTTCCGCCATGCAGGACAAGTTCGACATCATCGGCGACGTCCGTGGCCGGGGCGCGATGATCGCCATCGAGCTGGTCAAGGACCGTACGACGAAGGAGCCCCACCCCGAGGCGACCGCCGCGCTCGCCAAGGCCTGCCACGCCGAGGGCCTGCTGGTCCTGACCTGTGGCACGTACGGCAACGTGCTCCGCTTCCTGCCCCCGCTGGTGATCGGCGAGGAGCTGCTGAACGAGGGCCTCGACATCATCGAGCAGGCCTTCGCGCGCATCTGA